A region of Pelagicoccus sp. SDUM812003 DNA encodes the following proteins:
- a CDS encoding TonB-dependent receptor plug domain-containing protein, giving the protein MVSALSICLGPVMAQMDSEDEEEAIFELSPFTVEGSGQDGYRATHTLAGTRIKTELKDVGAAISVVTEQFMQDIGATDNETLLSYTLNTEVGGGRGTYGGYGNGAYLDESGTFANPNSNTRVRGLTSADNTRNYFITDIPWDGYIVDRVDMVRGPNAVLFGLGSPAGVVNAGIAEANFNNSGNVELNFGSWGSTRLSAKINRVLIEDELAVKVAMLRDNEKFRQDPAYDNDERLFVAAKYAPSFLQGESSSFTLQGHFESGEIRSNRPRWLPPTDLVTPFFNPSRDEEGNLNPLGGMDRALIHPWLVGDVEGEYDFGIPHLGRNSETRTARDADGNPIEDSNGNTVLEPNPYWTPMIANFGNVFGHPVMVFGDGNSPSVNRVFQMNVNTRYSINEDGVVDTSTGVSYPYNTLHGVNSYDGYARDVELPFFETGAYKSKSLADTSVFDFKNHLIDGPNKSEESDFDTLYLSLSHTFMDGRFGYDLSYFNQNRHQFQTSSVGNAIRLDVNSHLQDLSVNPNAGRPYVESVYDWGTSFQEQKRDAARLTAFARHDFQSDGQDGWLPRLLGRHTVTGLLSEENAETDSRSYVPYVLGGAYRAYQNPEDVERNNPSLRTVHYLGDRIDMRDSAAGANIPALKAVQMPPSQTSVYTFDSHWNAPGVDPAAAWTNPWTGDDSSQAFNPDNYVGWVNMPMDVMDVMSSGTVDDWTTSASRSRSEVKSEALIWQGHFWDGSVVGTYGWRKDTPTKWTVDAARTYREKAPGSFSEDGFRNLSPDTIYYGEPNSEGEYPQVSRGYVLPSNGIETPGQTQTASLAVHLNPLIGDRLPFNVSLYYNTSENFQPLAGRVDLYGNAIPSPSGNTEDYSVLIATKDNKYSLKVTEYKTELQDSNLTAGIATWKITYFTNLGTEWAKRAYYNLSGSIWDEEYTKEDIPDLEPWNAWQEGGWNYYGPYVDNVDQGPMIEEAAIASWFDMLDNLPEGYAEAWSLENYELALTKPSSVQPAGLAFTENSVSKGTEFEFVAQPSDQLRLTFNARKSEASRSNVGGDALNDFVAFLDSWILEDYDADGNRIYNAGDVRRYWLADGDSMRNDYLSFRYDYGLTKLLEGQSNPEFAKWNFNAVATYSFKDGFLGGWYVGGGYRWTDEKVIGYSLNYVDVDGQQTAVTDLDNPYYADAEDAVDVWFGRSMKLNDKVDWRIQVNVRDLFQDGDLIPLTVQPDGTPGVSRIPGSTEWTVSNSFSF; this is encoded by the coding sequence ATGGTGTCCGCTCTTTCGATCTGCCTTGGGCCAGTCATGGCGCAGATGGATTCGGAGGATGAAGAGGAGGCTATCTTCGAGCTTTCGCCCTTTACGGTAGAAGGCTCGGGGCAGGATGGGTACCGTGCGACGCACACGCTCGCTGGCACACGTATCAAAACCGAACTGAAGGACGTTGGTGCGGCGATTTCCGTTGTGACGGAACAGTTCATGCAGGATATCGGGGCTACTGACAACGAAACCCTGCTTTCCTACACGCTCAACACCGAGGTCGGTGGTGGCCGTGGGACTTATGGCGGTTACGGAAATGGCGCCTACCTCGATGAGAGCGGTACGTTTGCCAATCCGAATTCCAATACGCGCGTACGCGGTCTGACCTCTGCCGACAATACTCGTAACTACTTCATCACTGACATTCCTTGGGATGGCTATATCGTGGATCGCGTGGACATGGTTCGCGGTCCGAACGCCGTTTTGTTCGGCCTTGGTAGCCCTGCAGGCGTGGTTAACGCAGGTATAGCGGAGGCGAACTTCAACAATTCCGGTAACGTCGAATTGAACTTCGGAAGCTGGGGCAGCACTCGTTTGAGCGCGAAGATTAACCGGGTGCTCATCGAGGACGAGCTCGCCGTAAAGGTCGCGATGTTGCGTGACAATGAGAAGTTCCGTCAGGACCCAGCCTACGATAACGACGAGCGCCTCTTCGTCGCCGCCAAATACGCGCCTAGCTTTTTGCAAGGCGAGTCTTCGAGCTTCACTCTGCAAGGTCACTTCGAGTCGGGAGAGATCCGCAGCAATCGCCCTCGTTGGTTGCCACCTACGGATCTGGTCACTCCGTTCTTCAACCCTAGCAGGGATGAGGAAGGAAATCTCAACCCTCTCGGGGGCATGGACCGCGCCTTGATTCACCCGTGGCTCGTTGGCGACGTCGAGGGCGAATATGATTTCGGTATCCCTCACTTAGGAAGAAACTCCGAGACTCGTACCGCTAGAGACGCGGATGGAAACCCCATTGAAGACTCAAATGGAAACACCGTCCTCGAACCTAATCCGTATTGGACGCCGATGATCGCAAACTTCGGCAACGTGTTTGGCCACCCGGTGATGGTTTTTGGCGATGGCAACTCGCCGAGTGTTAACCGCGTCTTCCAAATGAATGTGAACACTCGGTATTCCATCAATGAAGACGGTGTGGTCGACACAAGTACAGGCGTATCGTATCCGTACAATACATTGCACGGTGTTAATTCCTACGACGGGTACGCGAGAGATGTGGAGTTGCCGTTCTTTGAGACGGGAGCCTATAAGTCGAAGTCACTCGCGGATACTTCCGTCTTCGATTTCAAGAATCACCTGATCGATGGGCCGAACAAGTCGGAAGAGTCTGACTTCGATACCCTGTATCTATCGCTTTCGCACACCTTTATGGACGGACGCTTCGGGTACGATCTATCGTACTTCAATCAGAATCGCCATCAGTTCCAAACGTCTTCCGTTGGCAACGCAATTCGCCTCGACGTAAACTCACATCTGCAGGATCTGAGCGTGAACCCGAATGCGGGGCGCCCGTATGTGGAAAGCGTCTACGATTGGGGAACTAGTTTCCAAGAGCAAAAGCGTGATGCCGCGCGTCTGACTGCCTTCGCTCGTCACGATTTCCAATCCGACGGTCAAGATGGTTGGCTTCCACGGCTGCTGGGGCGTCATACGGTCACCGGACTTTTGTCTGAAGAAAACGCAGAGACCGACTCACGTAGCTATGTCCCGTACGTGCTAGGCGGAGCTTACCGCGCCTACCAGAATCCTGAGGATGTGGAACGCAACAACCCAAGTCTGCGCACCGTGCACTACTTGGGAGATCGCATCGATATGCGCGATTCGGCGGCGGGAGCGAACATTCCTGCCCTGAAAGCGGTTCAAATGCCGCCGAGCCAGACAAGTGTTTACACCTTCGATTCGCACTGGAACGCCCCGGGGGTAGATCCAGCGGCGGCTTGGACGAATCCTTGGACTGGGGATGACAGCTCGCAGGCCTTTAATCCCGATAACTATGTGGGGTGGGTCAATATGCCCATGGACGTCATGGATGTGATGAGCAGCGGCACCGTGGATGACTGGACAACGTCTGCATCGCGCTCCCGTTCCGAGGTCAAATCCGAAGCCCTCATATGGCAAGGTCACTTCTGGGATGGCTCCGTCGTGGGAACTTACGGCTGGAGAAAAGACACTCCCACCAAGTGGACCGTGGACGCAGCCCGTACCTACCGCGAAAAAGCGCCAGGCTCTTTCTCTGAAGATGGGTTCCGAAACCTCAGTCCGGACACCATATATTATGGCGAACCAAACTCTGAGGGTGAGTACCCTCAGGTCTCTAGGGGCTACGTTCTCCCTTCCAATGGAATAGAGACCCCGGGCCAGACTCAGACTGCAAGCTTGGCTGTTCACCTCAATCCGTTGATCGGTGACCGTCTGCCATTCAACGTCTCGCTGTACTACAACACATCTGAAAACTTCCAGCCGCTTGCGGGACGGGTGGACCTGTATGGAAATGCTATACCGTCGCCGAGCGGAAACACGGAAGACTACAGCGTGTTGATCGCTACGAAGGACAACAAGTATTCGTTGAAGGTTACGGAGTACAAAACCGAGCTCCAGGATTCAAATCTCACGGCCGGAATCGCGACTTGGAAGATTACCTACTTCACTAACCTAGGGACGGAATGGGCCAAGCGAGCCTACTATAACCTGAGTGGCAGCATTTGGGATGAAGAGTACACCAAGGAGGACATTCCTGATTTGGAGCCGTGGAACGCTTGGCAAGAGGGGGGCTGGAACTACTATGGCCCTTACGTCGACAACGTGGACCAAGGTCCAATGATCGAAGAAGCCGCCATTGCGTCATGGTTTGACATGCTGGATAACTTGCCGGAAGGCTACGCGGAAGCGTGGAGCCTGGAAAACTACGAGTTGGCGCTGACAAAGCCGTCTTCTGTTCAACCAGCTGGGTTGGCCTTCACGGAAAACTCGGTCTCCAAGGGAACTGAGTTTGAATTCGTAGCCCAGCCGAGCGATCAGCTTCGCCTCACCTTCAACGCTCGCAAGAGCGAGGCCTCTCGATCGAACGTTGGCGGCGATGCCTTGAATGACTTCGTCGCTTTCTTGGACTCGTGGATTCTTGAGGATTATGATGCCGACGGAAATAGGATCTACAATGCAGGCGATGTCCGTCGCTATTGGTTAGCGGATGGCGACTCCATGCGGAACGATTACCTAAGCTTCCGTTACGACTATGGCTTGACGAAGCTCCTCGAGGGGCAGTCCAATCCTGAATTCGCGAAATGGAACTTCAACGCGGTCGCGACCTACAGCTTCAAGGATGGATTCCTTGGCGGCTGGTATGTCGGCGGCGGCTATCGTTGGACGGACGAGAAGGTGATCGGTTATTCCCTGAACTACGTCGATGTCGATGGACAGCAGACTGCTGTTACGGATCTGGACAACCCCTACTACGCCGATGCTGAAGATGCGGTAGACGTCTGGTTTGGCCGTTCGATGAAGCTGAACGACAAGGTCGACTGGCGCATCCAGGTGAATGTTCGCGACCTGTTCCAGGATGGCGATCTGATCCCGCTCACGGTGCAACCCGATGGAACTCCGGGAGTGTCGCGTATCCCAGGTTCAACCGAATGGACCGTCAGCAACAGCTTCAGCTTTTAG